In one window of bacterium DNA:
- a CDS encoding family 20 glycosylhydrolase gives MMNDLLLLPVPVRCERSGGDIESAGLAVREVIAPADVREAGAEAYRLVINASGACISARTETGLRWGRATLDQLRRHPRIPCLVIDDAPRFAHRGVMLDISRDRVPTMATLFGLVDRLAAWKMNHLQLYVEHTLAYVGHEDAWRVASPITLEELSALDVYCSNKGIALTANQNCLGHFERWLKHPRYAPLAEMEAGQMVNGSWYVRPNTLCPGDSRVPPLLDDLLSQLLPRCSGAYANIGCDEPWDLGKGRSKADCETRTRGVVFSEHVAKVAAIVKRLGKKPQFWCDPHPNEGDGLPKDLIALVWGYEDIDDFHTRTLAHRAVGREVWVAPGTSCWSSTTGRTWNRRGNLDLAAKETEAVGFLTTAWGDGGHRQQWPITLFGFADSAMAAWSGPGHYDDRAAGLQAFDCAELGPWLAALGNVDAELCRGERRKWDGSPYEKRPITNATALWREMHANLFEQVGEGDTAAWREIADRLDALRPTLPAGLSDLLTRECLHSLDIARWTCDRAILRRGEITLPARKELAARFSDHVTVFRKLWLERSRYGGLEEGSQHYFQIACRW, from the coding sequence ATGATGAATGACCTACTCCTTTTGCCTGTCCCCGTCCGTTGCGAGCGTAGCGGTGGAGACATTGAATCTGCCGGCCTTGCCGTGCGTGAGGTGATTGCCCCTGCTGACGTGCGCGAGGCCGGTGCGGAAGCCTACCGCCTCGTCATCAACGCCAGCGGGGCTTGCATCTCGGCCCGCACCGAAACGGGCCTGCGCTGGGGCCGTGCCACCCTGGACCAGCTCCGCCGGCATCCGCGCATCCCCTGTCTGGTCATCGATGATGCGCCGCGTTTCGCCCACCGCGGGGTCATGCTCGACATCAGTCGTGACCGGGTGCCGACCATGGCGACCCTGTTCGGCCTGGTTGATCGCCTGGCGGCGTGGAAGATGAATCACCTCCAGCTTTACGTCGAGCACACGCTGGCCTACGTCGGCCATGAGGACGCCTGGCGTGTGGCCTCACCCATCACCCTTGAGGAGTTGTCGGCGCTGGATGTCTATTGTTCCAACAAGGGGATTGCCCTTACGGCCAACCAGAACTGCCTGGGTCATTTTGAGCGGTGGCTCAAGCATCCGCGCTATGCCCCTCTGGCGGAGATGGAGGCGGGCCAGATGGTGAACGGGTCCTGGTATGTGCGCCCCAACACCTTGTGTCCGGGTGACTCGCGGGTGCCGCCGCTGCTGGACGACCTGCTCTCCCAGCTACTGCCGCGCTGTTCGGGCGCGTATGCCAACATCGGCTGCGATGAGCCCTGGGATCTGGGCAAAGGTCGCAGCAAGGCGGACTGCGAGACGCGCACCCGCGGGGTCGTGTTCTCGGAACATGTCGCCAAGGTGGCGGCCATTGTGAAGCGGCTCGGCAAGAAGCCCCAATTCTGGTGTGACCCGCATCCGAACGAGGGCGATGGCCTTCCCAAGGATCTGATCGCCCTGGTATGGGGCTACGAGGATATCGATGATTTTCACACCCGCACCCTGGCACACCGTGCCGTCGGCCGCGAAGTGTGGGTGGCGCCCGGTACGAGCTGCTGGAGCTCCACCACCGGCCGGACCTGGAACCGGCGGGGGAACCTCGATCTGGCGGCCAAGGAGACCGAAGCGGTCGGCTTCCTGACCACCGCCTGGGGTGACGGCGGACACCGCCAGCAATGGCCGATCACCCTGTTCGGTTTTGCGGACTCCGCGATGGCCGCCTGGTCGGGTCCCGGCCATTATGATGACCGTGCCGCCGGCCTGCAGGCGTTCGATTGCGCTGAACTGGGTCCCTGGCTGGCGGCCTTGGGCAATGTGGATGCGGAACTCTGTCGCGGTGAACGCCGGAAATGGGATGGCAGCCCCTATGAAAAGCGGCCCATCACGAATGCGACCGCCTTATGGCGCGAGATGCATGCCAACCTGTTTGAGCAGGTGGGGGAAGGGGATACGGCCGCCTGGCGCGAGATTGCCGACCGTCTGGATGCACTGCGGCCGACGCTGCCCGCCGGTCTGTCAGACCTGCTGACCCGCGAATGTCTGCACAGCCTCGACATCGCCCGCTGGACCTGTGACCGGGCGATCCTGCGCCGGGGCGAGATTACCCTGCCGGCCCGAAAGGAACTGGCGGCACGTTTCTCGGATCATGTAACCGTGTTCCGGAAACTGTGGCTGGAGCGGAGCCGCTATGGCGGGCTGGAAGAAGGAAGCCAGCATTATTTCCAAATCGCCTGCCGGTGGTAA